From one Anopheles bellator chromosome 1, idAnoBellAS_SP24_06.2, whole genome shotgun sequence genomic stretch:
- the LOC131205243 gene encoding nardilysin-like produces MQKMSKLNVLVVLIVFGATCNSYAIDCMDLWDQDSINEMLEDRRRYQRSLPGHHHHDDEADLLDCCEEAEDDDDDGDDGDSDEECCHEDSSQEEPYHDDEHRHKREVHEIGALDVDDPEAGASDLEAAETHLFRPVFRYKSQYTERRRVRTAADGSTNFAPPRP; encoded by the exons ATGCAGAAAATGAGCAAG TTGAACGTTTTGGTGGTGTTGATTGTGTTTGGGGCTACCTGCAACAGCTACGCGATCGATTGCATGGACTTGTGGGACCAGGACAGTATCAACGAGATGCTCGAGGATCGCCGACGATACCAGCGGTCTTTGCCgggtcaccaccatcacgaCGATGAAGCGGATCTTCTCGACTGTTGTGAAGAagcggaggacgacgacgacgatggtgacgatggtgacAGTGACGAGGAATGTTGCCACGAGGACTCATCACAGGAGGAACCGtaccacgacgacgaacatCGCCATAAACGAGAGGTGCACGAAATTGGAGCCTTGGATGTAGATGATCCCGAGGCCGGCGCCTCCGACTTAGAAGCAGCCGAAACGCATCTCTTCCGGCCGGTGTTCCGCTACAAGTCTCAGTACACCGAACGGCGCCGGGTGCGAACGGCCGCGGATGGAAGTACCAATTTCGCTCCTCCTCGACCATAA
- the LOC131206090 gene encoding snaclec coagulation factor IX/factor X-binding protein subunit B-like, with protein MNQSIRVAVVLVAWLCCMPSVQCQGTALELLRQNQCICPCGNPAGGKQYFISNKMLNWFDAVSYCNAIGMSIASVKDNLQNSRLQQYLAQNYRITRSAKYWIGANNLSKDRAMQWGLSGIEVTFNAWAFNEPSHTAPFCVYLDGSTMKWKSEACGEGEKLFICEY; from the exons ATGAATCAATCTATTCGCGTTGCAGTGGTACTTGTTGCCTGGCTCTGCTGCATGCCCTCTGTGCAATGCCAAGGAACTGCGCTTG AGCTTTTACGACAAAATCAGTGCATCTGTCCCTGCGGAAACCCAGCTGGAGGCAAGCAGTATTTcatttccaacaaaatg TTGAACTGGTTCGATGCAGTTTCCTACTGTAATGCTATCGGAATGTCGATTGCCAGTGTTAAGGACAACCTGCAAAACTCAAGACTCCAGCAGTATCTAGCGCAAAACTATCGCATCACGCGCTCCGCAAAGTATTGGATTGGCGCTAACAATCTGAGCAAGGATCGTGCGATGCAGTGGGGTCTCAGTGGAATTGAAGTTACCTTTAATGCGTGGGCCTTCAATGAACCGAGTCACACAGCACCTTTCTGCGTCTATTTGGATGGCAGCACCATGAAATGGAAGAGCGAGGCTTGCGGCGAGGGAGAAAAACTGTTTATTTGTGAATACTAG
- the LOC131212107 gene encoding brahma-associated protein of 60 kDa-like isoform X2 → MSQRFPAANANSVAGPQRYPASPGQTNQPPPVMRPYGPGNNFPPRGYTPPPQMGGGSSGQNQHQRPMQPTFQGGNMRGSPMSGATGGKRSAESRSSMNPAQQKNDYSAKKKKKLADKILPQKVRDLVPESQAYMDLLAFERKLDATIMRKRLDIQEALKRPMKQKRKLRIFISNTFYPSKDGIEGDTNADGSVASWELRVEGRLLEDNKSDPAKIKRKFSSFFKSLVIELDKDLYGPDNHLVEWHRTHSTQETDGFQVKRPGDRNVRCTILLLLDYQPLQFKLDSRLARLLGVHTQTRPVIISALWQYIKTHKLQDAHEREYVACDKYLEQIFGCPRMKFAEIPQRLNPLLHPPDPIVINHVITVEGGMENKQTACYDIDVEVDDTLKNQMNTFLLSTASQQEIQTLDSKIHDTVETINQLKTNREFFLSFAKDPQTFIHKWIVSQTRDLKSMTDIVGNPEEERRAEFYYQPWTQEAVSRYFFTKVNQKRAELEQALGIRNA, encoded by the exons ATGTCGCAACGGTTCCCGGCGGCCAACGCCAACTCGGTGGCAGGCCCGCAACGCTATCCAGCGTCTCCGGGGCAAACGAATCAGCCCCCGCCAGTGATGCGTCCGTACGGACCGGGTAACAATTTCCCA CCCCGTGGGTACACTCCGCCGCCGCAGATGGGAGGCGGATCCTCGGGCCAGAACCAGCATCAGCGACCGATGCAACCCACGTTCCAGGGTGGCAACATGCGCGGCTCCCCAATGTCTGGCGCTACCGGTGGCAAGCGAAGCGCCGAAAGCCGCTCATCGATGAACCCGGCACAGCAGAAGAA TGACTAttcggcgaagaagaagaaaaagttgGCCGATAAAATCTTGCCCCAGAAGGTGCGCGACCTAGTGCCGGAATCGCAGGCCTACATGGACCTGCTGGCGTTCGAGAGAAAGCTGGATGCGACAATCATGCGCAAGCGGCTCGACATTCAGGAAGCGCTGAAGCGCCCGATGAAGCAGAAGCGCAAGCTGCGCATCTTCATCTCGAACACGTTCTACCCGAGCAAGGACGGTATCGAGGGTGACACGAACGCGGACGGTTCGGTGGCCTCGTGGGAGCTCCGCGTCGAGGGCCGCCTGCTCGAGGACAACAAGTCCGATCCGGCGAAGATCAAGCGCAAGTTTTCCAGCTTCTTCAAGTCGCTCGTCATCGAGCTCGACAAGGATCTTTACGGGCCGGACAATCATCTGGTCGAGTGGCACCGTACGCACTCGACGCAGGAGACGGATGGGTTTCAGGTGAAGCGTCCAGGCGATCGGAACGTGCGCTGCACCATCCTGCTGTTGCTCGATTATCAGCCGTTGCAGTTTAAGCTCGATTCGCGCTTGGCCCGACTGCTTGGAGTGCACACGCAGACGCGCCCTGTCATCATCTCCGCGCTGTGGCAGTACATCAAGACGCACAAGCTGCAGGATGCGCACGAGCGCGAGTACGTTGCGTGTGACAAGTACTTGGAGCAGATCTTTGGCTGCCCGCGTATGAAGTTTGCCGAAATACCGCAACGGTTGAACCCGCTGCTGCACccgcccgatccgatcgtcatCAATCACGTGATTACGGTCGAGGGGGGCATGGAGAACAAGCAGACTGCCTGTTACGATATCGACGTCGAGGTGGACGACACGCTGAAGAATCAGATGAACACGTTCCTGCTGAGCACTGCCAGCCAGCAAGAGATACAGACGCTCGACAGCAAGATCCACGATACGGTCGAAACGATCAACCAGCTCAAGACGAACCGGGAGTTTTTCCTCAGCTTCGCTAAGGACCCGCAAACGTTCATCCACAAGTGGATCGTGTCGCAAACGCGCGACCTCAAATCGATGACCGACATTGTCGGCAATCCGGAGGAGGAACGGCGGGCCGAGTTCTACTACCAGCCGTGGACACAGGAAGCCGTCTCGCGCTACTTCTTCACTAAGGTCAATCAGAAGCGTGCCGAGCTCGAGCAGGCCCTCGGCATTCGGAACGCCTAG
- the LOC131206089 gene encoding CD209 antigen-like, giving the protein MAHTTYVLTVALLCLTPAVLGQHPRDPPGSISGDRNVDDILWRNKCWCPCKPSAQKEYYIPTLQKSDWFGAVSYCANVGMEIAEVLNLAELDALRETINEEEQDPEEEFYWIGANDLGNQTVYRWALTGRPVEPEVTNWDKGEPNNVRESDNSPMEHCAAVNKETQKWIDFQCSVTKKFACQRFRVD; this is encoded by the exons ATGGCACACACAACGTACGTCCTCACCGTTGCACTTTTATGTTTGACTCCGGCCGTATTAGGACAGCACCCGAGGGATCCTCCAGGAAGTATCTCCGGTGATCGTAATGTCGATG ATATCCTTTGGAGGAACAAGTGTTGGTGTCCGTGTAAACCTAGCGCCCAGAAGGAATACTACATCCCTACTTTACAA AAATCGGATTGGTTTGGAGCGGTGTCCTACTGTGCCAACGTCGGCATGGAGATTGCTGAGGTGCTGAACCTGGCCGAGCTGGACGCGTTACGCGAGACGATCAACGAAGAGGAGCAGGATCCGGAGGAGGAATTCTACTGGATCGGAGCGAACGATCTCGGTAACCAGACTGTGTACCGCTGGGCGCTCACCGGCCGCCCAGTTGAACCCGAAGTCACCAACTGGGACAAAGGTGAACCGAACAACGTACGCGAATCGGACAACTCTCCGATGGAGCACTGCGCTGCCGTCAACAAGGAAACTCAAAAGTGGATCGATTTTCAGTGCAGCGTCACTAAGAAGTTCGCCTGCCAACGGTTCCGGGTCGATTAA
- the LOC131212107 gene encoding brahma-associated protein of 60 kDa-like isoform X1 has translation MSQRFPAANANSVAGPQRYPASPGQTNQPPPVMRPYGPGNNFPPRGYTPPPQMGGGSSGQNQHQRPMQPTFQGGNMRGSPMSGATGGKRSAESRSSMNPAQQKKCVGPAAFSDYSAKKKKKLADKILPQKVRDLVPESQAYMDLLAFERKLDATIMRKRLDIQEALKRPMKQKRKLRIFISNTFYPSKDGIEGDTNADGSVASWELRVEGRLLEDNKSDPAKIKRKFSSFFKSLVIELDKDLYGPDNHLVEWHRTHSTQETDGFQVKRPGDRNVRCTILLLLDYQPLQFKLDSRLARLLGVHTQTRPVIISALWQYIKTHKLQDAHEREYVACDKYLEQIFGCPRMKFAEIPQRLNPLLHPPDPIVINHVITVEGGMENKQTACYDIDVEVDDTLKNQMNTFLLSTASQQEIQTLDSKIHDTVETINQLKTNREFFLSFAKDPQTFIHKWIVSQTRDLKSMTDIVGNPEEERRAEFYYQPWTQEAVSRYFFTKVNQKRAELEQALGIRNA, from the exons ATGTCGCAACGGTTCCCGGCGGCCAACGCCAACTCGGTGGCAGGCCCGCAACGCTATCCAGCGTCTCCGGGGCAAACGAATCAGCCCCCGCCAGTGATGCGTCCGTACGGACCGGGTAACAATTTCCCA CCCCGTGGGTACACTCCGCCGCCGCAGATGGGAGGCGGATCCTCGGGCCAGAACCAGCATCAGCGACCGATGCAACCCACGTTCCAGGGTGGCAACATGCGCGGCTCCCCAATGTCTGGCGCTACCGGTGGCAAGCGAAGCGCCGAAAGCCGCTCATCGATGAACCCGGCACAGCAGAAGAA GTGTGTTGGCCCCGCTGCTTTTAGTGACTAttcggcgaagaagaagaaaaagttgGCCGATAAAATCTTGCCCCAGAAGGTGCGCGACCTAGTGCCGGAATCGCAGGCCTACATGGACCTGCTGGCGTTCGAGAGAAAGCTGGATGCGACAATCATGCGCAAGCGGCTCGACATTCAGGAAGCGCTGAAGCGCCCGATGAAGCAGAAGCGCAAGCTGCGCATCTTCATCTCGAACACGTTCTACCCGAGCAAGGACGGTATCGAGGGTGACACGAACGCGGACGGTTCGGTGGCCTCGTGGGAGCTCCGCGTCGAGGGCCGCCTGCTCGAGGACAACAAGTCCGATCCGGCGAAGATCAAGCGCAAGTTTTCCAGCTTCTTCAAGTCGCTCGTCATCGAGCTCGACAAGGATCTTTACGGGCCGGACAATCATCTGGTCGAGTGGCACCGTACGCACTCGACGCAGGAGACGGATGGGTTTCAGGTGAAGCGTCCAGGCGATCGGAACGTGCGCTGCACCATCCTGCTGTTGCTCGATTATCAGCCGTTGCAGTTTAAGCTCGATTCGCGCTTGGCCCGACTGCTTGGAGTGCACACGCAGACGCGCCCTGTCATCATCTCCGCGCTGTGGCAGTACATCAAGACGCACAAGCTGCAGGATGCGCACGAGCGCGAGTACGTTGCGTGTGACAAGTACTTGGAGCAGATCTTTGGCTGCCCGCGTATGAAGTTTGCCGAAATACCGCAACGGTTGAACCCGCTGCTGCACccgcccgatccgatcgtcatCAATCACGTGATTACGGTCGAGGGGGGCATGGAGAACAAGCAGACTGCCTGTTACGATATCGACGTCGAGGTGGACGACACGCTGAAGAATCAGATGAACACGTTCCTGCTGAGCACTGCCAGCCAGCAAGAGATACAGACGCTCGACAGCAAGATCCACGATACGGTCGAAACGATCAACCAGCTCAAGACGAACCGGGAGTTTTTCCTCAGCTTCGCTAAGGACCCGCAAACGTTCATCCACAAGTGGATCGTGTCGCAAACGCGCGACCTCAAATCGATGACCGACATTGTCGGCAATCCGGAGGAGGAACGGCGGGCCGAGTTCTACTACCAGCCGTGGACACAGGAAGCCGTCTCGCGCTACTTCTTCACTAAGGTCAATCAGAAGCGTGCCGAGCTCGAGCAGGCCCTCGGCATTCGGAACGCCTAG